A window of Fragaria vesca subsp. vesca linkage group LG7, FraVesHawaii_1.0, whole genome shotgun sequence contains these coding sequences:
- the LOC101294978 gene encoding E3 ubiquitin ligase BIG BROTHER-like: protein MNGNGQMEVHYIDTGFPYTATESFMDFFDGLTHVPLNYGHPMPVHDQEAAYWSMNMNSYKFGLTGPESTSYCSPYEVNTHFPRMDMSRRAWEYPLMTNSEEPATTATQPEENVVEESDATTEESIPNDQNTTTSQVEWEENIDPDNMTYEELLDLGEAVGTQSRGLSDELISMLPTTKYKCGSFFSRKKSGERCVICQARYKRGARQIKLPCNHLYHSKCISKWLGINKICPVCNLEVFAEESRH from the exons ATGAACGGAAATGGACAAATGGAGGTGCATTACATAGACACTGGCTTCCCTTACACGGCGACAGAAAGCTTTATGGACTTCTTTGATGGTCTTACTCATGTGCCCCTGAACTATGGTCACCCCATGCCCGTACATGATCAG GAAGCTGCATACTGGTCAATGAATATGAATTCATACAAATTTGGACTCACTGGTCCGGAAAGTACTTCTTATTGCAGTCCTTATGAGGTAAATACTCATTTTCCGAGAATGGACATGAGCAGGAGGGCTTGGGAATATCCTTTAATGACAAATTCAGAAGAGCCTGCAACCACTGCTACGCAGCCAGAAGAAAATGTAGTCGAGGAATCTGACGCCACAACCGAAGAAT CCATTCCAAATGATCAAAACACAACTACTTCTCAG GTGGAATGGGAAGAAAACATTGATCCTGATAACATGACATATGAG GAATTACTCGACTTGGGTGAGGCAGTTGGTACTCAAAGCCGAGGGCTTTCCGATGAGCTTATTAGCATGCTTCCTACAACCAAATACAAGTGTGGAAGCTTTTTCTCGAGAAAGAAATCTGGAGAGAG ATGTGTAATTTGCCAGGCGAGGTACAAAAGAGGAGCTCGACAAATCAAATTGCCCTGCAATCATCTTTACCATAGTAAATGCATCAGCAAATGGCTTGGCATCAACAAG ATATGCCCAGTCTGCAACCTTGAGGTATTCGCCGAGGAATCAAGGCATTAA
- the LOC101294394 gene encoding ADP,ATP carrier protein 1, mitochondrial-like: MVDQVQHPTVMQKVAGQLFQQSIQSYDTGFQRQGMYQRRPAYGNYSNAALQYPVMPACRATADLSMIPSTASPVFVQAPAEKSHFVIDFLMGGVSAAVSKTAAAPIERVKLLIQNQDEMIKAGRLSEPYKGIGECFSRTIKEEGFGSLWRGNTANVIRYFPTQALNFAFKDYFKRLFNFKKDRDGYWKWFAGNLASGGAAGASSLFFVYSLDYARTRLANDSKAAKKGGERQFNGLVDVYKKTLKSDGIAGLYRGFNISCVGIIVYRGLYFGLYDSLKPVVLTGGLQDSFFASFALGWVITNGAGLASYPIDTVRRRMMMTSGEAVKYKSSFDAFTQILKNEGAKSLFKGAGANILRAIAGAGVLSGYDKLQLIVFGKKYGSGSG, from the exons ATGGTTGATCAGGTTCAACACCCTACTGTCATGCAAAAGGTTGCTGGCCAGCTCTTTCAGCAATCCATTCAGAGTTATGATACTGGCTTCCAGAGACAAGGGATGTACCAGAGACGTCCTGCATATGGGAATTACTCCAACGCTGCATTGCAGTACCCTGTGATGCCAGCTTGCAGGGCTACCGCTGATCTATCAATGATCCCATCAACTGCATCTCCAGTTTTTGTGCAAGCCCCCGCAGAGAAAAGCCACTTTGTCATTGATTTCCTTATGGGAGGTGTGTCTGCTGCTGTCTCTAAGACTGCTGCTGCTCCCATTGAGCGTGTGAAGCTTTTGATTCAGAACCAGGATGAAATGATCAAGGCCGGTCGTTTGTCTGAACCCTACAAGGGCATTGGTGAGTGCTTCTCCCGAACAATCAAGGAAGAAGGATTTGGTTCGTTGTGGAGAGGAAACACTGCCAACGTCATCCGTTACTTCCCCACCCAG GCCTTGAATTTTGCATTCAAGGATTACTTCAAGAGGTTATTCAATTTCAAGAAAGACAGGGATGGTTATTGGAAGTGGTTTGCTGGTAACTTGGCCTCAGGAGGTGCAGCTGGTGCTTCTTCTCTTTTCTTTGTCTACTCTTTGGACTATGCTCGTACTCGTTTGGCTAATGATTCTAAGGCTGCAAAGAAGGGAGGAGAAAGACAATTCAATGGTCTGGTTGATGTCTACAAGAAGACATTGAAATCTGATGGTATTGCTGGTCTATACCGTGGATTCAACATATCTTGTGTCGGTATCATTGTTTACCGTGGTCTGTACTTTGGACTGTACGATTCACTCAAGCCTGTGGTTCTAACTGGAGGTTTGCAG GATAGTTTCTTTGCTAGCTTTGCTCTTGGATGGGTCATCACAAATGGTGCTGGTCTTGCATCCTACCCAATTGACACTGTCCGGAGAAGAATGATGATGACCTCTGGTGAGGCCGTCAAGTACAAGAGTTCATTTGATGCCTTCACTCAGATCTTGAAGAACGAGGGTGCCAAATCCCTGTTCAAGGGTGCTGGTGCAAACATCCTTCGTGCCATTGCCGGTGCTGGTGTCCTTTCTGGTTATGACAAGTTGCAGCTGATTGTGTTCGGAAAGAAGTATGGGTCTGGATCTGGTTAA
- the LOC101311806 gene encoding uncharacterized protein LOC101311806, with translation MEPAKIDWKNLEWRFVEDKAYEQINAPKWFDFLNPNDNLLDDHAFFCTPECNHPKTAEDFLRSSSPYKVASSSDVSGISPLGDKVQRDVKLKRRGLPNSSVHPTNNSRFKEDSENQNPNLSTPPNYQAKAMKEAIKSSTEKKQPVETATQSNEVLPRLKSTLSARNLFAGKDILNHITDFCSELKRLAMNAKEREEVEKGIVNNKEEEVKKVESNGEVLGELNGRERERMPLLELGKGKSERMVKKEECKVEVLGEVNGKQRERMPLLDANKGKTEGIEGRIIQEGKRIKKRVDNAENIPVSLNLESVKRKGGEDLLQIRTNPPSPQCFSAARPPSKITPSKASKSRLMEKGGILQGQTNKQVIAMDDSKQVITKDDSTEKAKSVCIADGKEARTLDVFWLKNLKRFADTVRVKIAINSSHRERPFEGIRLLPTGRKYWLGIFLYSSAVGLGSFLLSYIPGLIRSVLTELGISQEMYNLLVIFVVAFSFLAGAWLGFWTVLQVHHHQKGYSLLISTRSERGAVSRHEWESSTKQTTEKALEELASSRDFGKWVVANADRISITPLSSRKTDEQRRRWWKQLIRQGSIMDNILNDMECIWSLGFTRGRVGNPF, from the exons ATGGAGCCTGCAAAAATTGATTGGAAGAACTTGGAATGGAGATTTGTGGAGGACAAAGCCTACGAGCAGATCAACGCCCCCAAGTGGTTCGATTTCTTGAACCCCAATGACAACCTCCTCGACGACCACGCCTTCTTTTGCACTCCCG AATGCAACCACCCAAAGACCGCCGAAGACTTTCTTAGATCCTCATCACCTTACAAG GTTGCGAGCTCATCTGATGTTTCTGGTATCTCTCCACTTGGTGATAAAGTCCAAAG AGATGTGAAACTAAAAAGAAGAGGGCTCCCTAACTCATCAGTTCATCCCACCAATAATTCAAGATTCAAGGAGGATAGCGAAAACCAGAACCCCAACCTATCAACCCCTCCAAACTATCAAGCTAAGGCCATGAAAGAAGCAATCAAATCAAGTACAGAGAAGAAGCAACCAGTTGAGACTGCAACACAGAGCAATGAGGTGCTCCCCAGGCTGAAAAGCACGCTTTCGGCGAGAAACTTATTTGCAGGAAAGGACATTCTGAATCATATCACTGACTTCTGCAGCGAATTGAAGAGATTGGCGATGAACGCAAAGGAGAGGGAGGAAGTGGAGAAAGGTATAGTGAATAACAAAGAAGAGGAGGTGAAGAAGGTGGAGTCTAATGGTGAGGTTCTGGGTGAGTTGAATGGGAGGGAAAGAGAGAGAATGCCATTGCTTGAATTGGGTAAAGGGAAGTCAGAAAGAATGGTGAAGAAGGAGGAGTGTAAAGTTGAAGTTCTGGGTGAGGTGAATGGGAAGCAAAGAGAAAGAATGCCATTGCTTGATGCCAATAAAGGGAAAACTGAAGGAATTGAAGGAAGAATTATACAGGAGGGAAAGAGGATTAAGAA GAGAGTTGATAATGCAGAGAACATCCCAGTCTCTTTAAATTTGGAGAGTGTAAAGCGAAAAGGGGGGGAGGACTTGTTGCAAATCCGGACCAACCCTCCCTCTCCTCAATGCTTTTCTGCTGCAAGGCCCCCCAGCAAAATCACACCTTCAAAAGCCTCAAAGTCCAGACTAATG GAAAAGGGGGGAATCCTTCAAGGGCAGACCAACAAACAAGTGATCGCCATGGATGATTCTAAACAAGTGATCACCAAGGATGATTCCACAGAAAAAGCCAAGAGCGTCTGTATTGCTGATGGAAAAGAAGCAAGAACCTTGGACGTCTTTTG GCTTAAGAATTTGAAGAGGTTTGCTGACACAGTGAGGGTGAAGATAGCGATAAATTCGAGTCATCGTGAACGGCCTTTTGAG GGGATAAGGCTTCTCCCAACAGGTCGGAAGTATTGGCTCGGAATTTTTTTGTATTCATCTGCGGTTGGTTTAGGATCTTTTCTCCTCAGCTACATCCCGGGGCTAATCCGATCAGTACTCACAGAGCTTGGAATCAGCCAAGAGATGTATAATCTTTTGGTTATATTTGTTGTGGCTTTTAGTTTTCTGGCTGGAGCATGGTTGGGATTCTGGACA GTTCTACAAGTGCATCACCATCAGAAAGGTTATTCCCTTCTTATTTCCACACGATCCGAGAGGGGAGCGGTGTCAAGACATGAGTGGGAAAGTAGCACCAAACAGACGACGGAGAAAGCCTTGGAAGAACTTGCTTCTTCTCGTGATTTCGGCAAGTGGGTAGTTGCAAATGCTGATAGAATCAGCATCACCCCACTCAGCAGCAGAAAGACTGATGAGCAGCGCCGCAGGTGGTGGAAACAGCTCATCAGGCAAGGTTCCATAATGGACAACATTTTGAATGACATGGAGTGTATATGGTCATTAGGCTTTACACGTGGACGTGTAGGTAATCCGTTCTGA
- the LOC101294694 gene encoding ADP,ATP carrier protein 1, mitochondrial-like, with the protein MVDQVQHPTVMQKVAGQLLQQSIQGYDTGFQRQGMYQRRPAYGNYSNAASQYPVMTACRATADLSMIPSTASPVFVQAPAEKGHFFVDFLMGGVSAAVSKTAAAPIERVKLLIQNQDEMIKAGRLSEPYKGIGECFSRTIKEEGFSSLWRGNTANVIRYFPTQAFNFAFKDYFKRLFNFKKDRDGYWKWFAGNLASGSAAGAASSFFVYSLDYARTRLTSDAKAVKQGGERQFNGLVDVYRKTLKSDGIVGLYRGFNVSCVGIIVYRGLYFGLYDSIKPVVLTGGLQDSFFASFALGWVITINAGLASYPFDTVRRRMMMTSGEAVKYKSSIDAFAQILKNEGAKSLFKGAGANILRAVAGAGVLSGYDKLQLVVFGKKYGSGSG; encoded by the exons ATGGTTGATCAGGTTCAACACCCCACTGTCATGCAAAAGGTAGCTGGCCAGCTCCTTCAGCAATCCATTCAGGGTTACGATACTGGCTTCCAAAGACAAGGGATGTACCAGAGACGTCCTGCGTATGGAAATTACTCCAACGCTGCATCGCAGTACCCTGTGATGACAGCTTGCAGGGCTACCGCTGATCTATCAATGATCCCATCAACTGCATCTCCAGTTTTTGTGCAAGCCCCCGCAGAGAAAGGCCACTTTTTCGTTGATTTCCTTATGGGTGGTGTTTCTGCTGCTGTATCTAAGACCGCTGCTGCTCCCATCGAGCGTGTTAAGCTTTTGATTCAGAACCAGGATGAAATGATCAAGGCTGGTCGTTTGTCTGAACCCTACAAGGGCATTGGTGAGTGCTTCTCCCGAACAATCAAGGAAGAAGGATTCAGTTCGTTGTGGAGAGGAAATACTGCCAACGTCATCCGTTACTTCCCCACTCAG GCGTTCAACTTTGCATTCAAGGATTACTTCAAGAGGCTATTCAATTTCAAGAAAGATAGGGATGGTTATTGGAAGTGGTTTGCTGGTAACTTGGCCTCAGGAAGTGCAGCTGGTGCTGCTTCTTCTTTCTTTGTCTACTCTTTGGACTATGCTCGTACCCGTTTGACTAGTGATGCTAAGGCTGTAAAGCAGGGAGGAGAAAGACAATTCAATGGTCTGGTTGATGTCTACAGGAAGACATTGAAATCTGATGGTATTGTTGGTCTATACCGTGGATTCAATGTATCATGTGTTGGTATCATTGTTTACCGTGGTCTGTACTTTGGACTCTACGATTCAATCAAGCCTGTGGTCCTGACTGGAGGTTTGCAGGATAGTTTCTTCGCTAGCTTTGCTCTTGGATGGGTCATCACAATTAATGCTGGTCTTGCTTCCTACCCATTTGACACTGTTCGTAGAAGAATGATGATGACCTCTGGTGAAGCCGTCAAGTACAAGAGTTCAATTGATGCCTTTGCTCAGATCTTGAAGAATGAGGGTGCCAAATCCCTGTTCAAGGGTGCTGGTGCAAACATCCTTCGTGCTGTTGCTGGTGCTGGTGTCCTTTCTGGTTATGACAAGTTGCAGCTGGTTGTGTTCGGAAAGAAGTATGGGTCTGGATCTGGTTAA